In the genome of Streptomyces racemochromogenes, one region contains:
- a CDS encoding MFS transporter — protein sequence MKNHLPLHADFRRLWTADTVSQAGSAVTLLALPLVAIGVLEATAFEAGLLVTCEYLAFLLIGLPAGAWVDRLRHRPVMIAGDLGRAALLLSVPMAAGLDVLSLPHLYAVAFGMSVCTVFSDVAAQSALPRLVEPDRLADANVRLEATRNVTQVAGPGLAGVLVAALTAPVALAVDAVSYLLSAFLVSRVRRPEPRPAAGARASLRVEIAEGLRFVLGDRTLRAITAASAVSNLFGTVGAAMLMVLLAGELGLSPLLCGAVFTVEALGGLLGSLLTLRVAARVGEGRAMCASVAVSGVLWLSAVPLYRDDWRFAAAVALQGLGWTAFMTFKITSVAYRQRVCPAPLLGRTAATFRFVVWGAMPLGALAGGLLGQWLGARPAMWIGALGELLAVLPLLLSPLRNARALSAV from the coding sequence ATGAAGAACCACCTCCCCCTCCACGCCGACTTCCGCCGGCTCTGGACCGCCGACACCGTCAGCCAGGCCGGCTCCGCCGTGACCCTCCTCGCGCTGCCGCTCGTGGCCATCGGTGTCCTCGAGGCCACCGCGTTCGAGGCCGGACTGCTCGTGACGTGCGAGTACCTGGCCTTCCTGCTGATCGGACTGCCCGCCGGCGCATGGGTGGACCGGCTGCGCCACCGCCCCGTGATGATCGCGGGCGACCTGGGCCGGGCCGCCCTGCTGCTGTCCGTCCCGATGGCCGCGGGGCTGGACGTGCTGTCGCTGCCCCACCTGTACGCCGTGGCCTTCGGGATGTCGGTGTGCACGGTCTTCTCCGACGTGGCCGCCCAGAGCGCACTGCCCCGGCTGGTCGAGCCGGACCGCCTCGCGGACGCCAACGTCCGCCTGGAAGCCACCCGCAACGTCACCCAGGTCGCCGGGCCCGGCCTGGCCGGAGTGCTGGTCGCAGCGCTGACCGCGCCCGTGGCCCTCGCCGTCGACGCCGTCAGCTACCTGCTCTCGGCGTTCCTCGTCTCGCGCGTGCGCCGGCCCGAGCCGCGCCCCGCCGCAGGGGCCCGCGCGAGCCTGCGCGTCGAGATCGCCGAGGGGCTGCGCTTCGTCCTCGGCGACCGGACCCTGCGGGCGATCACCGCCGCCTCCGCCGTCTCCAACCTGTTCGGCACCGTCGGCGCCGCCATGCTGATGGTGCTGCTCGCGGGGGAACTCGGGCTGTCCCCGCTGCTGTGCGGGGCCGTGTTCACGGTGGAGGCCCTGGGCGGCCTCCTCGGCAGCCTGCTCACCCTGCGCGTCGCCGCCAGGGTGGGCGAGGGCCGGGCGATGTGCGCGTCCGTGGCCGTCAGCGGCGTGCTGTGGCTGTCGGCCGTGCCCCTCTACCGGGACGACTGGCGGTTCGCGGCCGCCGTCGCCCTCCAGGGGCTGGGCTGGACCGCCTTCATGACCTTCAAGATCACCTCGGTCGCGTACCGGCAGCGGGTGTGCCCCGCGCCCCTGCTCGGCCGCACCGCCGCGACGTTCCGCTTCGTGGTGTGGGGTGCCATGCCCCTCGGCGCCCTGGCCGGCGGGCTGCTGGGGCAGTGGCTCGGCGCCCGGCCGGCGATGTGGATCGGCGCACTGGGGGAACTCCTCGCGGTCCTTCCGCTCCTGCTCTCGCCACTGCGGAACGCCCGCGCGCTCAGCGCCGTTTGA
- a CDS encoding MFS transporter small subunit, whose amino-acid sequence MTGRRRTLSVVAWLWVGLPFGYGMYELALKMRQLFTG is encoded by the coding sequence GTGACCGGCCGGCGCCGCACGCTGTCCGTCGTCGCCTGGCTCTGGGTCGGGCTCCCCTTCGGCTACGGCATGTACGAACTGGCCCTGAAGATGCGCCAGTTGTTCACGGGCTGA
- a CDS encoding NADPH-dependent FMN reductase, with translation MHALVLSGSSRTGSVNARLAALVASLVVRAGATAEPAVLGDFPMPLYDGDLEADEGVPPGALALRERIEAAQALVIASPEYNASVPGVVKNAVDWVSRVRPQPFKDKQVLLVSASPSMVGGNRGLWALRVPLEHLGARVYPDMFSLAMAHQEFTEDGALRDRGLGERLTATVESFLDLAEADTRYLCLQRRWYEFLGDRTDAPVTARAQD, from the coding sequence CTGCACGCGCTCGTGCTCTCCGGCTCCTCCCGGACGGGCTCGGTCAACGCCCGCCTGGCCGCACTGGTCGCGAGCCTGGTGGTGCGGGCCGGCGCCACCGCCGAACCGGCCGTGCTCGGCGACTTCCCGATGCCGCTGTACGACGGCGACCTGGAGGCCGACGAGGGCGTGCCGCCGGGGGCACTGGCGCTGCGCGAGCGGATCGAGGCCGCGCAGGCCCTGGTCATCGCCTCGCCCGAGTACAACGCCTCCGTCCCGGGCGTGGTCAAGAACGCCGTCGACTGGGTCTCCCGCGTCCGGCCGCAGCCCTTCAAGGACAAGCAGGTCCTGCTGGTGTCGGCCTCGCCCTCGATGGTCGGCGGCAACCGTGGCCTGTGGGCGCTGCGCGTCCCGCTGGAACACCTCGGCGCGCGGGTCTACCCCGACATGTTCAGCCTGGCGATGGCCCATCAGGAGTTCACCGAGGACGGCGCGCTGCGCGACCGTGGGCTCGGCGAGCGCCTCACCGCGACCGTCGAGTCCTTCCTCGACCTCGCCGAGGCCGACACCCGCTACCTGTGCCTCCAGCGCCGCTGGTACGAGTTCCTCGGCGACCGGACCGACGCGCCGGTCACCGCCCGCGCCCAGGACTGA
- a CDS encoding RNA polymerase sigma factor: MSEGEFDPAGDQTVSSELAGVLPVEFTAFHSQQHRAYLRYAHLQLGNAKDAQEVVDDVFTFLLKVWRQALKEASLHGFAWAVLREHVERRLAALGRQVAMVETAWFSALRRSSRERLELLESKLGLYAAIAELSERQYDVVLLAFLLGNDSDTVARMMGISPATVRSHVRGARRTLSRKLGVDWIPGEEKDQ; this comes from the coding sequence ATGAGCGAAGGTGAGTTCGACCCAGCGGGGGACCAGACGGTCTCCAGTGAACTGGCGGGCGTCCTGCCCGTGGAGTTCACCGCGTTCCACTCCCAGCAGCACCGAGCGTACCTGCGCTACGCCCACCTCCAGCTGGGCAACGCCAAGGACGCCCAGGAAGTCGTCGACGACGTGTTCACCTTCCTCCTGAAGGTGTGGCGCCAGGCCCTCAAGGAGGCGAGCCTGCACGGCTTCGCCTGGGCGGTGCTCCGCGAACACGTCGAACGCCGGCTGGCGGCCCTCGGCCGCCAGGTGGCCATGGTGGAGACGGCGTGGTTCTCGGCCCTGCGCCGCTCGTCACGCGAACGCCTCGAACTGCTGGAGTCCAAGCTCGGCCTGTACGCGGCCATCGCGGAGCTGTCCGAGCGGCAGTACGACGTGGTGCTGCTGGCGTTCCTGCTGGGCAACGACTCCGACACGGTCGCACGGATGATGGGGATCTCCCCCGCGACGGTCCGTTCGCACGTACGCGGCGCACGCCGAACCCTGTCCCGCAAGCTCGGGGTGGACTGGATCCCCGGAGAGGAGAAGGACCAGTGA
- a CDS encoding ArsR/SmtB family transcription factor has translation MGEVRFGVHDVAGIRFAVSPLWETVAAFRATADPGRHAVHLPWIKSVLPLREDRSLAGRIAPLRAAAASPGFTTPPPRCPLAEFEEELALMGAAPEPAGALRAWWEAAVRPYWPRIRAVLEADIAYRTRQLAEDGIQEVFARLHPSLHWTGDRLVSDDLPPAGPDLGGTGIVLAPSAFAVRCHLLAGTGTAPPALVYPSRAVGGLWERRGTRADGLARLLGRSRARLLALTGSPSTTTQLAAVSGLSLGAVSQHLSVLRDAGLVTGHRYRREVHYTATELGTALLERS, from the coding sequence GTGGGGGAAGTGCGGTTCGGGGTGCACGACGTCGCCGGCATCAGGTTCGCCGTATCGCCGCTGTGGGAGACCGTGGCCGCCTTCCGGGCCACCGCCGACCCCGGGCGGCACGCGGTCCATCTGCCGTGGATCAAGTCGGTGCTGCCGCTGCGCGAGGACCGCTCGCTCGCCGGCCGGATCGCGCCGCTGCGTGCGGCGGCCGCCTCCCCGGGGTTCACCACGCCGCCGCCGCGCTGCCCGCTGGCCGAGTTCGAGGAGGAACTCGCCCTGATGGGGGCCGCGCCGGAGCCGGCCGGGGCGTTGCGGGCCTGGTGGGAGGCGGCGGTCCGGCCGTACTGGCCGCGGATCCGGGCCGTGCTGGAGGCGGACATCGCGTACCGCACGCGCCAGCTCGCCGAGGACGGCATCCAGGAGGTGTTCGCCCGCCTGCACCCGTCACTGCACTGGACCGGCGACCGGCTGGTGTCCGACGACCTGCCCCCGGCCGGGCCGGACCTCGGCGGCACGGGCATCGTCCTGGCCCCCAGTGCCTTCGCCGTGCGCTGCCACCTGCTGGCCGGCACCGGGACCGCTCCCCCGGCGCTCGTCTACCCCTCGCGGGCCGTGGGCGGCCTGTGGGAGCGGCGGGGCACCCGGGCGGACGGGCTGGCCCGGCTGCTGGGCCGCAGCCGGGCCCGGCTCCTCGCCCTCACCGGTTCGCCCAGCACCACCACGCAGCTGGCGGCCGTCAGCGGGCTCAGCCTCGGCGCGGTGTCCCAGCACCTGTCGGTGCTGCGCGACGCCGGTCTCGTCACCGGCCACCGCTACCGGCGCGAGGTGCACTACACGGCGACCGAGCTCGGCACCGCCCTGCTGGAGCGGTCCTGA
- a CDS encoding MarR family winged helix-turn-helix transcriptional regulator: MARTDLTMGDLTARDHAFYGLIWAGTTLSARIDQELTRAHGLPLSWFEVMLWLNGQSEPVAASALGAKTLLSRSQVSRVVDQLQARGLVDRVPSPTDARSVCVRLTADGRRAFAEADATRREALREVFDDRLDDADIEALETVWAKLKRR; this comes from the coding sequence ATGGCGCGCACAGACCTCACCATGGGTGACCTCACCGCCCGGGACCACGCCTTCTACGGCCTGATCTGGGCGGGCACCACCCTCTCCGCCCGCATCGACCAGGAGCTCACGCGGGCCCACGGCCTGCCGCTGTCCTGGTTCGAGGTGATGCTGTGGCTCAACGGCCAGAGCGAGCCGGTCGCCGCCTCCGCGCTGGGGGCCAAGACCCTCCTCAGCCGCAGCCAGGTCTCCCGCGTCGTCGACCAGCTCCAGGCCCGGGGCCTGGTCGACCGGGTCCCCTCCCCCACGGACGCCCGCTCCGTCTGCGTACGCCTGACCGCCGACGGCCGCCGGGCCTTCGCCGAGGCGGACGCGACCCGCCGGGAGGCCCTGCGGGAGGTCTTCGACGACCGCCTCGACGACGCGGACATCGAAGCCCTCGAAACCGTCTGGGCGAAGCTCAAACGGCGCTGA
- a CDS encoding SDR family NAD(P)-dependent oxidoreductase, which produces MSSTATPKTVLITGTSSGIGLAAAVLAARAGWQVVATMRDTAKAGPLRRAAVEAGVEDLVQVKRLDVVDPASIDTCLEELLAEHGRLDAVVNNAGAGHVGTIEQGTVEDVRATMEVNFFGVVQVTRAAMPHLRASRGRLITVTSVGGVIGQPFNEAYCAAKFAVEGFMESLAPVAATAGVAVTLVEPGAVASEFVNSIGVDLPAMLTAAGPYAPALRTYVERTVTSFTTAQTPAEAAAPITEALTAERPAFRVQTSDWARDFVATKLADLDGSAVQAMTSAWVG; this is translated from the coding sequence ATGAGCAGCACCGCCACCCCGAAGACCGTCCTGATCACCGGCACCTCCTCCGGCATCGGCCTCGCGGCCGCCGTCCTCGCCGCCCGGGCGGGCTGGCAGGTCGTCGCCACCATGCGCGACACCGCGAAGGCGGGCCCGCTGCGCCGGGCCGCCGTCGAGGCGGGGGTCGAGGACCTGGTCCAGGTCAAGCGGCTCGACGTGGTCGACCCCGCGTCCATCGACACCTGCCTGGAGGAGCTGCTCGCCGAGCACGGACGGCTCGACGCCGTGGTGAACAACGCCGGCGCCGGCCACGTCGGGACGATCGAACAGGGCACGGTCGAGGACGTCCGCGCCACCATGGAGGTCAACTTCTTCGGCGTCGTCCAGGTCACCCGGGCCGCGATGCCGCACCTGCGCGCCTCGCGCGGCCGCCTGATCACGGTCACCAGCGTCGGCGGCGTGATCGGCCAGCCCTTCAACGAGGCCTACTGCGCCGCCAAGTTCGCCGTCGAGGGCTTCATGGAGTCCCTCGCCCCGGTCGCCGCGACCGCCGGCGTCGCCGTCACCCTCGTCGAACCGGGCGCGGTGGCCAGCGAGTTCGTCAACTCCATCGGCGTGGACCTGCCCGCCATGCTCACCGCGGCCGGCCCCTACGCCCCGGCGCTGCGGACGTACGTCGAGCGCACGGTCACCTCGTTCACCACGGCCCAGACCCCGGCCGAGGCGGCCGCGCCGATCACCGAGGCCCTGACCGCCGAGCGGCCCGCCTTCCGCGTCCAGACCTCCGACTGGGCCCGCGACTTCGTCGCGACCAAGCTCGCCGACCTGGACGGCTCGGCCGTCCAGGCCATGACGTCCGCCTGGGTGGGCTGA
- a CDS encoding mechanosensitive ion channel family protein produces MTRDLVLHDWVVAGVALATGGVAGLVLRALMKWLAKHASRTKWSGDDVIVDALRTIVPWAAVIAGAAVAASALPLTARVGGVVDQSLTAVLIVIATFSAARVVAGLVQSVAASRTGVAASATIFVNITRIVVLTMGVLVALETLGVSIAPLVTALGVGGLAVALALQDTLANLFAGVHILASKTVQPGDYIRLTSGEEGYVVDINWRNSVVRNLSNNLVIIPNGRLARTNMTNYSQPEQKLSILVQVGVGYESDLEHVERVTLDVVDSVMADITGGVPDHEAAVRFHTFGDSRINFTVILGVGEFSDQYRIKHEFIKRLHQRYRTEGISIPAPARTVSLRQDEAGAPLPLPPVPHQRDASSEVLADRRR; encoded by the coding sequence GTGACCCGGGACCTCGTCCTGCACGACTGGGTGGTGGCGGGCGTCGCGCTGGCCACCGGCGGCGTGGCCGGTCTGGTCCTGCGGGCGCTGATGAAGTGGCTGGCCAAGCACGCGAGCCGGACCAAGTGGAGCGGGGACGACGTCATCGTCGACGCGCTGCGGACGATCGTCCCCTGGGCGGCGGTGATCGCCGGGGCCGCGGTGGCCGCTTCGGCGCTGCCGCTCACCGCGCGGGTCGGGGGCGTGGTCGACCAGTCGCTGACGGCGGTGCTCATCGTCATCGCCACCTTCAGCGCGGCGCGGGTCGTGGCGGGTCTGGTCCAGTCGGTGGCGGCGTCCCGTACGGGTGTCGCGGCGTCGGCGACGATCTTCGTCAACATCACCAGGATCGTGGTGCTGACGATGGGCGTCCTGGTGGCCCTGGAGACCCTCGGGGTGTCCATCGCCCCGCTGGTCACCGCGCTGGGCGTGGGCGGTCTGGCGGTCGCGCTGGCCCTGCAGGACACCCTCGCCAACCTCTTCGCCGGGGTGCACATCCTCGCCTCCAAGACCGTCCAGCCGGGTGACTACATCCGTCTGACCAGCGGTGAGGAGGGGTACGTCGTCGACATCAACTGGCGCAACAGCGTGGTGCGCAACCTGTCGAACAACCTGGTGATCATTCCCAACGGCCGGCTGGCGCGGACGAACATGACCAACTACAGCCAGCCCGAGCAGAAGCTGTCGATCCTGGTGCAGGTCGGGGTGGGCTACGAGAGCGACCTGGAGCACGTGGAGCGGGTGACGCTCGACGTCGTCGACAGCGTGATGGCCGACATCACCGGCGGGGTCCCGGACCACGAGGCCGCGGTGCGCTTCCACACCTTCGGGGACTCCAGGATCAACTTCACGGTGATCCTGGGCGTGGGCGAGTTCAGCGACCAGTACCGGATCAAGCACGAGTTCATCAAGCGCCTGCACCAGCGGTACCGGACGGAGGGCATCTCGATCCCGGCGCCCGCGCGCACGGTCTCGCTCCGGCAGGACGAGGCGGGGGCGCCGCTGCCCCTCCCGCCGGTCCCGCACCAGCGGGACGCGTCGTCCGAGGTGCTGGCGGACCGGCGGCGGTAG
- a CDS encoding polysaccharide deacetylase family protein → MGRRAAMAALLGAGLVAAGSAAAAAAAGPRPPASLLGQEIRRLPTSRRVVALTFNAAWDESGLETVLAELRRRKAAATFFPTGLFARARPAAVRAMAAAGHGLGNHSHSHPYFDDLATAEREREVRTADAAIRTASGAEPLPFFRFPYSSATEDAVADVNALGYAAIEFTDDTNGYLGPAGGMTVDKVVRRAVRALGPGAILQLHVGSSAGDGVVLDAQALPRIVDALLEEEYAVVDLREFLTAAR, encoded by the coding sequence GTGGGACGACGTGCCGCGATGGCGGCGCTGCTGGGCGCGGGTCTGGTGGCCGCCGGGAGTGCCGCGGCCGCCGCGGCGGCGGGACCGCGGCCGCCGGCGTCGCTGCTGGGTCAGGAGATCCGGCGGCTGCCGACCTCGCGCAGGGTGGTGGCGCTCACCTTCAACGCCGCCTGGGACGAGAGCGGTCTCGAGACGGTCCTGGCGGAGCTGCGGCGGCGGAAGGCGGCCGCCACCTTCTTCCCCACCGGCCTGTTCGCGAGGGCCCGTCCCGCGGCCGTGCGGGCGATGGCCGCGGCGGGGCACGGGCTGGGCAACCACTCGCACAGCCACCCGTACTTCGACGACCTCGCCACGGCGGAGCGGGAGCGGGAGGTGCGCACCGCGGACGCGGCGATCCGTACGGCGTCCGGGGCCGAGCCGCTGCCGTTCTTCCGGTTCCCGTACAGCTCGGCCACCGAGGACGCGGTGGCGGACGTCAACGCGCTGGGGTACGCGGCGATCGAGTTCACCGACGACACGAACGGCTACCTGGGACCGGCCGGCGGGATGACGGTGGACAAGGTGGTCCGCCGGGCGGTGCGCGCCCTGGGACCGGGGGCCATCCTGCAGTTGCACGTGGGCAGCAGCGCGGGCGACGGGGTCGTCCTCGACGCGCAGGCCCTGCCGCGCATCGTCGACGCGCTGCTGGAGGAGGAGTACGCGGTCGTGGACCTGCGGGAGTTCCTGACGGCCGCGCGGTGA